One stretch of Aquimarina sp. Aq107 DNA includes these proteins:
- the mazG gene encoding nucleoside triphosphate pyrophosphohydrolase, producing MNSRENQLKAFDRLLTIMDELREQCPWDKKQTLQSLRHLTIEETYELGDAILDNNLNEVKKELGDLLLHIVFYAKIGSETKDFDIADVANEICEKLISRHPHIYGDVEVTDEEDVKRNWENLKLKEGKNSVLEGVPKSLPALVKASRIQDKVAGVGFDWEEPQQVFEKLEEELGELQDEIEKQDADKIESEFGDVLFSMINYARFLNINPEDALERTNKKFIKRFQYLEKKAKEKSKSLQDMTLAEMDVFWEEAKKI from the coding sequence ATGAACTCTAGGGAAAATCAATTAAAAGCTTTTGATAGGTTGCTTACTATAATGGATGAATTGCGAGAGCAATGTCCATGGGATAAAAAACAGACATTACAGTCACTTAGGCATCTTACTATTGAAGAAACTTATGAACTAGGTGATGCGATATTAGATAATAATTTAAATGAGGTTAAAAAAGAGCTTGGAGATTTACTATTACATATAGTTTTTTATGCTAAAATAGGAAGTGAAACTAAAGATTTTGATATTGCAGATGTAGCCAATGAAATATGTGAAAAATTAATTAGTCGTCATCCTCATATTTATGGTGATGTAGAAGTAACTGATGAAGAAGATGTAAAACGAAATTGGGAGAATTTAAAACTTAAAGAAGGTAAGAATAGTGTTTTGGAAGGTGTTCCTAAGTCTTTACCTGCTTTAGTCAAAGCAAGTCGTATACAGGATAAGGTTGCAGGAGTTGGTTTCGATTGGGAAGAGCCACAACAGGTTTTCGAAAAACTAGAGGAAGAATTAGGAGAACTTCAAGACGAAATTGAAAAACAAGATGCTGATAAGATAGAGTCTGAGTTTGGCGATGTATTATTCTCGATGATCAATTATGCTCGTTTCTTAAATATTAATCCAGAGGACGCGTTAGAACGAACCAATAAAAAGTTTATAAAACGGTTTCAGTATTTGGAAAAAAAAGCAAAAGAAAAAAGTAAGAGTTTACAGGACATGACACTTGCCGAAATGGATGTGTTTTGGGAAGAAGCGAAAAAAATATAA
- a CDS encoding S8 family serine peptidase gives MRKIIILLLFCITQWGIAQTEDAWVYFKDKEDVANSIANPLSILTQESIDRKSLHNVVIDEKDVPVNEGYISKVKSIEGITVLAKSKWFNCVFVRGTQSDINDLLNLNFVVEIDYADNSLDTGTPIIRKRDNFFQESNKFEVNTTFDYGSAAQQIQQLNADYLHELDYTGSGMIIAIMDSGFLNVDTMEGFKRIRDEGRLLAGYDFVRRDDDEFSFSGNTHGTQTFSDIAGFIDGEFVGTAPDAKYHLFITEDIVTEGPKEESLWVEAAERADSLGVDVINTSLGYSNGFSNPAYEYSVSDMDGKTTFITRGANMAFEKGMLLVSSAGNSGNSSWGIITAPGDSEGVLTVGAVDGAGNYASFSSRGPTADNRVKPDVVARGLAATVLISDNSVASRSGTSFSAPIIAGAVTCLWQAFPSMTNAEIMQLIRESASLYNNPNTQLGYGIPNFRTIVENLSVDENLSDDFRIYPNPVNDRLFFDFTTVESVKIRIFTAEGKLVKSESLKSGKSIGLNDLSSGLYLIELISGTSRHTMKISKN, from the coding sequence ATGAGAAAAATAATTATCCTTCTACTTTTTTGTATTACTCAATGGGGAATTGCGCAGACTGAAGATGCCTGGGTGTATTTTAAAGATAAGGAAGATGTAGCTAATAGTATAGCAAATCCTTTATCTATTCTTACACAAGAGTCTATTGATAGAAAAAGTCTTCATAATGTCGTAATAGATGAGAAAGATGTTCCTGTAAATGAGGGATATATATCAAAGGTTAAAAGTATAGAAGGAATCACAGTACTTGCTAAGTCTAAGTGGTTTAATTGTGTTTTTGTTAGAGGTACTCAGTCTGATATTAATGATTTATTGAATTTGAATTTTGTAGTTGAGATAGATTATGCTGATAATTCTTTAGATACAGGTACACCTATAATTCGTAAAAGGGATAATTTTTTTCAAGAGAGTAATAAATTTGAAGTTAATACTACATTTGATTACGGTAGTGCTGCTCAACAAATTCAACAATTGAATGCTGATTACTTGCATGAATTAGATTACACAGGTTCAGGAATGATTATAGCTATTATGGATTCTGGTTTTCTTAATGTTGATACCATGGAAGGGTTTAAACGTATTAGAGATGAAGGTAGATTGTTAGCTGGGTATGATTTTGTAAGACGAGATGATGATGAGTTTTCCTTTTCGGGAAATACGCATGGAACACAAACTTTTAGTGATATTGCAGGTTTTATTGATGGAGAATTTGTGGGAACAGCTCCAGATGCCAAATATCATTTATTTATAACAGAAGATATAGTAACAGAAGGACCTAAAGAAGAATCATTATGGGTAGAAGCAGCTGAAAGAGCTGATAGTTTAGGAGTAGATGTAATTAATACTTCTTTAGGATATTCTAATGGTTTTAGTAATCCAGCTTATGAGTATAGTGTATCCGATATGGATGGAAAGACTACCTTTATTACTAGAGGAGCAAATATGGCTTTTGAAAAAGGGATGTTATTAGTTTCTTCTGCTGGTAATTCAGGAAATAGTAGTTGGGGTATTATAACCGCTCCAGGAGATTCTGAAGGCGTGCTTACTGTTGGAGCTGTTGATGGAGCAGGTAATTATGCATCATTTAGTTCAAGAGGTCCTACAGCTGATAATCGAGTTAAACCAGATGTAGTGGCAAGAGGATTAGCTGCTACAGTTTTAATATCAGATAATTCTGTGGCTAGTAGAAGTGGGACTTCTTTTAGCGCTCCAATTATAGCAGGAGCAGTAACTTGTTTATGGCAGGCTTTTCCATCTATGACAAATGCAGAAATTATGCAATTAATAAGAGAATCAGCATCATTATATAACAATCCTAATACTCAATTAGGGTATGGAATTCCAAATTTTAGGACTATAGTGGAAAATTTATCGGTTGATGAAAATTTATCAGATGATTTTAGAATATATCCAAATCCTGTAAATGATAGATTGTTTTTTGATTTTACAACTGTGGAGTCAGTTAAAATTAGAATTTTTACAGCTGAGGGCAAATTAGTCAAATCAGAAAGTTTGAAAAGTGGAAAATCTATTGGGCTAAATGATTTGTCAAGCGGTTTATATTTAATAGAATTGATTTCTGGTACCTCGCGTCATACAATGAAGATATCTAAAAACTAA
- a CDS encoding nitronate monooxygenase family protein yields MNKVKELFKIEYPIVQGGMIWASGWKLASAVSNSGGLGLIGAGSMYPDVLREHIQKCKKATDKPFGVNVPMLYPNLQEIIEIIIEEEVKIVFTSAGNPKTYTSYLKQKGITVVHVVSSLKFAMKAQDAGVDAVVAEGFEAGGHNGRDETTTLALIPMVKEKIRIPLIAAGGIATGSSMFAVMALGADGVQIGSRFVASEEASSHHSFKQMVVDAKEGDTQLTLKELAPVRMLKNKFYNDVAALYDKGTSLEELKTLLGRARAKKGMFEGDLIEGELEIGQVSGLINNIKPVDEIVKDLVSNFKEIQRTMSEIQL; encoded by the coding sequence ATGAATAAGGTCAAAGAACTTTTTAAAATCGAATATCCTATTGTTCAAGGTGGGATGATTTGGGCAAGTGGATGGAAACTTGCAAGTGCAGTTAGTAATTCTGGAGGTTTGGGACTTATTGGAGCAGGTTCTATGTACCCAGATGTATTAAGAGAACATATTCAGAAATGTAAAAAAGCAACGGATAAGCCCTTTGGCGTAAATGTTCCTATGTTATATCCAAATCTTCAAGAAATTATAGAGATTATAATTGAAGAAGAAGTTAAGATAGTTTTTACATCTGCAGGTAATCCTAAAACATATACTTCTTATCTTAAACAGAAAGGTATTACTGTGGTACATGTCGTAAGTAGCTTGAAATTTGCTATGAAAGCACAAGATGCCGGAGTAGACGCTGTTGTAGCTGAAGGTTTCGAAGCAGGAGGTCATAATGGAAGAGATGAGACAACTACCTTGGCATTAATTCCCATGGTAAAAGAAAAGATTAGGATTCCTTTAATTGCAGCTGGAGGTATTGCCACAGGTTCTTCTATGTTTGCTGTAATGGCATTGGGAGCTGATGGAGTTCAGATTGGTAGTAGGTTTGTCGCAAGTGAAGAAGCTTCTTCTCATCATAGCTTTAAACAAATGGTGGTTGATGCTAAGGAAGGTGATACACAGCTTACATTAAAGGAGTTAGCTCCTGTAAGAATGTTGAAAAATAAATTTTATAATGATGTTGCGGCATTGTATGATAAAGGAACATCATTAGAAGAGTTAAAAACATTATTGGGTCGTGCAAGAGCTAAAAAGGGAATGTTCGAAGGAGATCTGATAGAAGGAGAACTTGAAATAGGACAGGTATCAGGCTTGATTAATAATATCAAACCAGTTGATGAAATAGTGAAAGATCTAGTGTCTAATTTTAAAGAAATACAGAGAACAATGAGTGAAATTCAACTTTGA